Part of the Candidatus Dadabacteria bacterium genome is shown below.
GTCCCATGGCGGCCGTTCTCGGGATTTTCCAGAGGTATCTGTCTAGGTTCAGGATTACCACAAACGGTGACCAGTGCATGTCATGCGGGAACTGCTCCACTTACTGCGAGATGGGAATAGACGTCAGGGCTTACGCCCAGAAGGGCGAAAACATAGTGAGAGCGTCATGTGTTGGATGCGGGGTATGCTCGGCTGTGTGTCCCAGAGGAGTGCTCAAGCTTGAGGATGGGGGAACTTTCAAGGACAGGTTCTCAGGAGCGGACAGGCCACTTGGGGCGCTTATCGATTCCCTGAAACATGTCTAGTTTTGGCGCCACCGTGACTCTCAGATGTTGAGGAACTCAACGGATTCCAGGCTTTCTTTTTTTCCGCGGTCAACCCTTTCGACTATGTTGCCGCTTTCTATATCGAAGATGAAACAGGATATTCCGGAAAGTATCTCCATGTTAAACTCCATGAAATTGTTTACGTATATTTTGGAGTCTTCGATGATTTCCTTGAGATCGGCTTTTTCCGGTTTTCTTACTAAAATGAAATATGCGCACAGAAAGTCGGGAAGATCGGCATTGTGCGCGAACACCGATTTTGAATCGTATTTCAGGATTACGTTATTGTTGAAATAGCGCTGGTATCCCGCAATGAGCGGCTGGTTCAGATGAGACAGGGCGTAAACGATCGCGCAGGCGATTCTGCTCTGGTTCTCAATCATGAAATCAAGCGCTTCCTTGTTGAACCGCTCGAGTGTTTTTTCCGGTTTTTCCTTGTCTCGTGGTTCTCGCATTTCTTCCTCCTTCAGCAGTTCTCCCTTTCCGGTCTGTTTTTAAGTGCCGGTGTAATATACCACAAAGATCCCACGTTTGGCGTGTTTTCTATGAAGCGTATGCGGTAGCCCTGCTTTCCCTTATGACCATGATTTTTATCTGTCCCGGATAAACAACCTCATTTTCTATTTTCTTGGCTATTTCATGCGAGAGAATCGCTCCTTCCTCATCGCTTACCTGATCGCTTTCCACTATCACCCTTACCTCTCTTCCCGCTTGGATCGCATAGCACCTCTCAACGCCTGGGAAGGAACTCGCGACGCCTTCTATGCTCTCGATTCTTTTCACGTAGTTCTCATACGTTTCCCTCCTAGCGCCGGGACGTGCGGCGGAAATAGCGTCCGCTGCCTGAACCAAAAGCGGGAGAACTCCCTGAGGCTGTGGATCATGTGTTTTTTCAAGCGCGTCTATGATCTCCGGGGGCTCGCCGTATTTCTTGACGATATTCGTCCCTATGTCCACGTGAGAGCCTTCAATCTCATGATCAACCGCTTTTCCTATGTCGTGGAGAAGGCCGGCTCTTTTAGCGAGCTTTTCGCTGTAGCCGATTTCGGAGGCGAGCATTCCGCAGATAAACCCTACTTCAATCGAGTGATTGAGTATGTTCTGCGAGTAGCTTGTTCTGTATTTAAGCATCCCGAGCTTGCTTATCAGTTCCGGATGCATGCCGCTTATGCCGAGATCGAAAAGCGCTTTTTCCCCTTCTTTCTGTATCTCCTTTTCTATTTCCTTTTCAACCTCGCTTACCACTTCTTCGATTCTCGCCGGATGTATCCTTCCGTCCGCTATCAGCCGCTCAAGGGAAATTTTCGCCACTTCCCGCCTTATGGGGTTAAAGCACGAGATCACGACTGTCTCTGGCGTATCATCAATAATGATGTCCACTCCTGTGCGAAGCTCTATGGAGCGGATGTTCCGTCCTTCGCGCCCGATGATTCTTCCCTTTACATCGTCGCTTGGAAGATTCACTACCGACACTGTTTTCTCGCTCGTGTATCTGCCGGAATACCTCTGAATGGCAAGAGATATTATATCCTTCGCCTTCTGCTCAGCGGTTGAGTTGCAGTCTTCTTCTATCTGCTTGAGTTTTTTAGCCGCCTCATGTCTTGCCTCATCCTCTACCAGACTTACGAGTTCGGCTTTTGCCGCTTCGCGGGTCAGGCCTGATATTTCCTCTATCTTGCCCTTTATCTCTTCGATGTTCTCATCAAGGATCCTTTGCTTTTCTTCGGCGGCGAGGTTTTTGCTCTCGAACTCCGCCTGCATTTTTTCAAGTTCCGATTGTTTTCTATCAATCTCCTCGTATTTTTTGTTAAGATCCTCTTCCCTTGCTTTTAGTTTTTTTTCAGTGGAGGAAAATTCCTTGCGTTTCTCACTCGACATTCTCTGCATCTGGGAATTTTTGTCCTTAACGAGTTTCTTCGCCCTGTTTTCCGCCCTGTTTCTTATCTCTTCTGCTCTTTTCTCGGCTCCTTCAATTATGATCTGGGCCTGATCACGGCTTTTGCGGACCCTGTTTTTCTCCATGATCATCCTGTAGATGAAATGGGCTGCGAATCCGAGTCCGAAGAGCAGTAGAAGCAGTAGTATTGATTGTGCTTGCATTTCAGTCTCCTTTTTCTCCCAGACAGTTAATGGCTTCGTCCTCCGTGATTATGCGGCCCGCCTTCGCATCGGTTTCGTGCGA
Proteins encoded:
- the rny gene encoding ribonuclease Y, which produces MQAQSILLLLLLFGLGFAAHFIYRMIMEKNRVRKSRDQAQIIIEGAEKRAEEIRNRAENRAKKLVKDKNSQMQRMSSEKRKEFSSTEKKLKAREEDLNKKYEEIDRKQSELEKMQAEFESKNLAAEEKQRILDENIEEIKGKIEEISGLTREAAKAELVSLVEDEARHEAAKKLKQIEEDCNSTAEQKAKDIISLAIQRYSGRYTSEKTVSVVNLPSDDVKGRIIGREGRNIRSIELRTGVDIIIDDTPETVVISCFNPIRREVAKISLERLIADGRIHPARIEEVVSEVEKEIEKEIQKEGEKALFDLGISGMHPELISKLGMLKYRTSYSQNILNHSIEVGFICGMLASEIGYSEKLAKRAGLLHDIGKAVDHEIEGSHVDIGTNIVKKYGEPPEIIDALEKTHDPQPQGVLPLLVQAADAISAARPGARRETYENYVKRIESIEGVASSFPGVERCYAIQAGREVRVIVESDQVSDEEGAILSHEIAKKIENEVVYPGQIKIMVIRESRATAYAS